The genomic DNA CCAAATGCCAGCCAGTACTTGCCATCGCGAGTTGGGAAAACATCATAGTAATCCCCGCCGACAGCTTGGGCAGCTTCATAAAATGCGAAGAAGCTATAGTCCGGCAAATCCGGCAGCGATTCGGGAAGCAGAGCCTGCTGAACATTCCTGGCGATGTCCATTTCGCTGTCTTGCTTCTGCTTATCGACAAACGATTGCAGCAGCCGAGCGCTTTCGTAAGACAACGCTGCTTGCCCAGCGACGGCGACCATGATTTCCAGGTCTTCGTTCTTGAACTGCATCATTGGGTTCTGTGTGTCGATATTGATGGCCCCGACCGGCTCACCCTGCAGGTCGAGCATGGGGACACACATCATCGAACGGATCGTCAGTGCCGAGATCGACTCACTTGCGTCAAAGCGAGAATCACTCGCAGCATCGGCCGAGAGGATCGCCTTCTTCTCATCGAGTACAGCGTTTAAAATCGTTCGACTCAGTTTGACGGTCGCATCTTCGCCTTCTCTGCGATGCTTCATCGCTCGGGAATTCATTTTTCCCGTCTCAAGGTCTTTGAGTAAAATGCACCCTCGGTCAGCGGCAGGAAAAATTGTGAACAAGGCGTCCAGAATTTTTGGAAGAAGACTGTCGACCTCCAATGTTCCAGCCAAAGCTCTGCTGATTTCCAAGACCGCTTTCAACTTTTCTTGCGGACGCGAATCGAGGATGCCGAGCGTCGAGCTATCGAGCGACCCCATGATTGTTGAAGAACTGTCGTCCGAATCGTCAACCTGAATGGCCCCCATTTTAGCGGCATGCTGCATCACAGCGGACGAAGCGGAATCATCTTCGTCAAAATCGCTGTCAAATCGCATCAACATTGGGCCGAACTTTACTCGATCGTTCGGCTTGAGTTGTTGTGACCCTTCTAATCGCTGACCGTTGAGAAATGTCCCGTTCCCACTTCCCAGGTCTTCAAGAATAAATGTCGCCCCATCTCGAATGACGTTGGCGTGCTTCCGCGAAACCATATTCGATGGCAATTGAATATCGCATTCGGGAAGGCGACCAATCACCGTTTTATTCAGAGTCAACTCAAACGGCGTGGCCTGACCATCCTGAAGAAGCACCAGTCTACTCATAGTTCATTTCTCCGATCACCTCACGGTGAGAGCGCCCAATAATTGCGACAACAGCTTCGACTTTACCAGCTTTGAACAGATGGGGGTATCCCGACTCTCAACATTGCAATCTAAATTTCTGCATCGAATCGAGTGCAACGAGCCTCAGTGAACTGAAGAGTGACACTTCGAGTCAAATTTGAAAACTTCCTGCTTTTCATCCCCATGAACACTCCCCCACGACTCCCAAAGTCCGTTCGAGAGGAGAATTGATCCATCACATCAAAACATTGTTCGGGAACAATGGAGAGTCGAAGGCGTTCTGAAATACTTTTGTAATCCTCCTGCCCATGGAGGGTGCTTTTCACGCGGAAAAATCACACCCATCCACGAGGCTGAAGACGTACTTCAATTTCTAAAAAACTCAGACCTTGAAGATTGTTTCGACGTTCCCTCTCAACACTTGTTTTCCGAAATCGATTGCCTGTGTCTCTGTCCAGCCGCGACCTGTCACAAAATCTGAGGCGAGAACTTTGGCGAGAACGCGACGGTACATTCGAAACTTCGGAAGTGCGAACTCCAGCTTGTACATGTCGCTGTAGTAACCGATTTGCTTATTTCGCGGCACAGCTTCCAGTCGGCTGCGCGTGTCGACTTCGATATAGGTCGGAATATTCGAGTACCACCAATGGCCGTTCGTCACAACATTCGGGAAGATCCAGGAATAGCTGACGAGCTCTTGATTGCTGGTACTGCCGAGAACGGAAACTGGAAACGTGACGTTTGGAAACGCATTGAACAGCTGCTTGTATTGCAACAGCGAAACACGTTTATCAAACAGATCCTGCCCTTGGTAAACGCCTCCCTCGTAGACTCTTCGATTGACGCCAATCATCAAATCGAACGGTAATCCATGTTCATCACACTGCTCTGCGAGTGTCCAGAATGCAAACGAGGAGAGCATTTCCTGTTCTGTCGATGTGAGTCGCTGACCTTTGACAGTTCGCTTGATGACCGCAGCTGCTGATCCAGCATCGACCTTCTGAGGAGAAAAGTTCGGCGGAATCGAAATCGCGCAGGCCTTGGCATTTTTCTCAACGAAGTGAGAGAAGATCTTGGCGATCGCTGCCCGGAAAGTTGAGGAGTCACCCACTTCGATTCCGGATGCTTCGTTCAGACGGTTGCGAACCGATTTCTTCAGGAAATGAAAAACAAGATCATCTGTTCGCAAGCAAGGAACATAAATGTTCGTATCGAAGCCTTCGAGTTTGTCGTCAAAGTCGTTGGTCAAGAAGACTTTTTCGAGCTTACTCTTCTCCAGAACTTGCTGTTCCCAACTCTCTTCCGACATTTTCGCCAAAGCGGTGTCGTACAAACCTTCCCAGTTATCCGGGGTGATTCGGTCGTCGGTGAATCCGAAAAACTCTCGACACATTTCCAGTAGCCAGCTGACCTGAATCGTGTTGTCGAGGTCGCTGAGCTTTTCGACAAGCCGCCCCACTTTTGTTTTTGGGTCTAACCCATCTTCCTCAATTTGCGATTTCTCCAACCCGGCAGAATGAGCTAACTCTGTGTAGTAGTGGTAGCCCATAATATCCGCGAGCGTTTTTGACGGCGCCTCATGCGGATTGATGTGTGTGTGGGGGTCGATCAGAACCAGTTGTTCCAGTTCGTCGAAGAGTCTTTTTTCAAGTGAAGTCGTCATGGTGTTTCCATCGGGATTGTCGATGTCTGCAACAAATTCATTCATCGTTGCAAATGGTCATACTATGAGATTGTGAGGACTGAGTGCACAGCCATCACACGAAGAACCAGTTTCGTCACTGGAGAACGGGACTTCAACCGTCAATCGCTTCGTTTTTCATGATCTGCGAAGCTTCCGCTCGAACTCGCTGAATCGATCTTGCGGACAAGTCAGCCGGATTCGACGCGAAGTGACCCCAGTCGATTCAATTTCCAGCTGAATTCGTTTTCCTGGAAGGACATCTGCCACCCGATCTGCCCATTCAATCAGGCAGATATTGTCTGCCCCCAGCAACTCGTCAGCCCCGAGCTCCAAAAACTCATCGATGTCGTTCAAGCGGTATGCATCGATATGACAGATTGGGACCGATCCTTCGTACTCCTGAATCAATACAAAAGTCGGGCTATGAACATCGTCCCGATCAATTCCGAACCCTTCAGCGATTGCCTGCGCCAAGTGCGTTTTGCCCGCTCCCAGGTTCCCAATCAACGCCACAACATCGCCCAACCGCAGCACGGATGCAAGCTGCTTTCCAAATGCCTGCGTTTCCTCCAGGGAATGAAGGTCAACGACCATTTCGTCCATATTTTTCATCGACTCACGTCATCTCGTTAATTAAAACCGCAGCAACATTACTCTTGCCCTACCGCTTCTTCTTCACTTTACGAAGATAAACTCTTTTGAATTCAGCAGAACGTGGCAGTAGTCGGTCCAGACTGGGACAGCGTTGAGGTCGGTTTTGAGTTCCGCTGCCTGGGCACTTAAAAACGCTTCTCCAAGTGCCAGTTCTTCATCGTTGGGTGGTCGTGAATAAGCTTGCTGGAAGAGGATTGCTATCTTGTCTGCGGGAGATGAATCGGGGTTGTCTTTCAGGAGTCGCGCAGCCCATTTTTGTGATTGATCGACCACTAACGGATTGTTCATTAACGCCAGCGCCTGAGCCGGGACATTAGAAACATTGCGACGGCCAGTCGAGGAGTGTGGGTTGGGGAAGTCAAACGCCTGAAAGAATGGTTCCGGGAAATTACGCCGGACCGACAGATACAAACTTCGGCGGCCGTTTCCGTCAATCGGTCCAGATTTTGAGGGTCGCCCTCGACCTTCAAGGAAGGCAGTCAGGTGAATCGGAACACTCGGCCCGTACATTTGTGAATCCAAAGTGCCTGCAACCTTCAAAATCGAATCGCGAATCGCTTCTCCTTCGAGCCGTTTAACATTCATACGATGCAGCAGCACGTTCTTCGGATCAACGTCAACAATTCGCGGATCTGCACTGGTTGCACTCGACATTCGGTACGTCGCAGAAAGGAGAATTTTTCGGTGAACCGCTTTGAGTGACCATTGATTCTGAACAAGCTCATTGGCCAGCCAGTCAAGCAATTCCGGGTGAGAGGGACGTTGCCCAAGATGCCCAAAGTCATTCGGAGTCGGACAGATTCCGACACCGAAGTAATGATGCCAGATTCGATTTACAATCACGCGGGGAAGAATCGGTGTACTCTGCGGATCGACCATTTGTTCCGCAAGCTGCAACCGTCCACTTCCAGAGTCCGTGACACTTTCTCCATGAAAGACTTCCAGAAATCGGCGTGGAACCGTCTCACCTTTTTTCGTCCAATTCCCCCGAATGAAGACGTATTCATCAGCCGCTGTCCCATCCAGAAGTGCGGGAGTTGTCGCGGAAACGAAATCAATCTCCTCGATGATCGCGTTCCGTTGCTTTTGATTCACTCTGGCTGTTTTTGCCAACTCTTTTTTTGCCTCTTTTGAAGAGAGACCAAACAGTTGCGGATGCCGATTGATATCGGCCAAGGCCTGTCTCGACTGCGAGGATTGGAATTGTTTTTGAATGATCTTTACAAGTTGCTCAAGCGTCACATCGTCCAAAGAAAGAATCTCTTGCGCGATGTTCATCGAGAGTGGATCCGTCCCCTTGAGTAATTGCTTCGCGTCCTCAAGGCTATCCGCCTGAATCACCGCCTGAACAGCAAAGCTTTTCTTTCCAACAGGAACAAACTCCAGATGGGCTCCATGCCCTTCATAGCCGGTCACATCATGGGTGATCCAATGCCAGTTCTCGTTGGCTGGATGAGTTTTCGTTAGCTTCTTGTGAAGTGGCCCCCTGACTAGAATGTGAGAATCGACCGCTGCATAGGTGTTTACCTCCCCACGGACAAAGGAGTAGATTTTCCCACTGGTGATTTCAAATGTGGGAGTACGAAGCAGACGTCCACTTCGCTTCCAGGCTTGCAGCGCTCCTGGCTCTCCCTGAGTTCCCTTCGGTTCAGTCAGTCGATTCCACAATGGATACCACTCGATTCGTTTACTTCCCGATCCATTAGAACCGTATCGATAACCGGGACCAGTCGGAATCAACTCCTCAGCTCTGAAGAAATTGTCGAACGAATCCGGACCAGGCAGCTTCGAATTCTTCGCGACGATCTCGTTTGCCTGTCGCTTCACTTTCGCAGAGTTGAATTCTTTGCTCACACAGAGTTGAGACCACAGAATGAGAGGGTCGTTTTCATCTCTTTTTGATGAAAGGTCATTCGCCCACATTGCCAAGATCGATGGATTCAGCTTCGCTTCACTCGCTGCCTGCCTGACTGCAGGAGAAGTCTTTGCAAATCGGTGAGTAGGATCTGGCGTGGCGAGAGTCGGCGTTGAATTACTCGAAAAGACAATCTGATCGACACCGATGTTCCCCCACCCACCCTGTTCGTTATCAACGATTTGAAGTTGAGAAATTCGCCCGAGATACGTGGAAACGTCCCAGCGAACCGGGCTCATCAAGTTGCTGTTCTTTCCAGTCGCTGAGAGAACAGGTTGACCATCGATCAGAAGATTGACGCACGTTTTCCCAAGGTGATTGCCACCGCCAATGAGCATCTCAATGAAACGATGCTGGACCGTAAATTCTTTCGAAGTAAGCGTTCCTGTTGCCCGGTCTCCTTTTCCACCCCGCCGCTTATAGTGGGAATTCACAAAGTATTTCCCTGAAGCACCGACGTTGCCTTGATACGCAGGGAGTTGTTCTTGTGTCACAGGAGTGCTTCCGAAAGCCTGACCAGTGACGGTCCAGTTTTCATATGTTCCCGACTCAAAGTCTTCAAAGACGACGCTTTCGAATTCCGGCTGCCCCACCTCTGACTGAAGCACTACTCTGGCAGCAAGTAGATAGTCATCCAACCGGTCAATCACCGGTCTTGCGAGTTTCAGTTTGACACCTTGAACTTGCTGACGTGCTGTTCGATCAAGTTGATTGATCCGTTCAGAGAGCGGTTCGTTTTTGAGCATCGTCTCGAACCTCGCCTGCTGATATGACGAGCTTTGCAGAAAGCCTTGCAATGCGTAGTAGTCTTTCTGTCGAATGGGATCGAATTTATGATCATGACAACGCGCACAAGAAACGGTTAAACCAAGGAACGCTTTTGAATAAACATCAATCATATTGTCAAAGCGTTCAGCTTCCTCCTGGCGGATATCAACAGGAGAGTGAACCCATTCCCCGAACAGCCAGAATCCGGTTCCAATGATCGATTCATTGGCTCCGGTCTGTTCATTTTGGCGCACCTGATAATTCGTTTTTGCAGTCAGCAAATCTCCGGCAACGTGCTCAACGACAAATTGATCAAACGGGACATCTCGATTCAGTGCCCGGATCACGTAATCACGATAATGCCAGGCGTTGGCGACATCGAAGTCAAATTCATGTCCCCGCGATTCCGCATAGCGCACAACGTCGAGCCAGTGCCGCCCCCAACGTTCACCAAAATGCGGCGACTCCAGAAGATGATCAACCACTTTCTCGAAAGCACGGTCGCTTTCATCGCTTAGAAAATCCTCCACTTCTTGAATAGAAGGGGGAAGCCCTATGACATCCAGATAGACTCGGCGAATCCAGGTGCGTCGGTCCACTTCCTGTGCAGGAGAGAGTTGCTGCGATTGAAGCTTCTGGAGAACAAAGTGATCGATCCCGTTACGAGTCCAGCTGGAATCGTCAACGTTCGGCAGCTCAACCGGTTTGAGTGGTTGAAACGACCAATGCTCTGCCCGTTCTTTCAGATTGAAAACATCACTCGAAGTCGCTGAGACGACCTCATCAGCTGGCCAGGGAGCACCCAGCTTGACCCATTCTGTAAGGAGATCGATTTCTTTTTGTGGGAGTTTTCCATCCGGCGGCATTTGATAGCCGTCCGGGTCGTACTTGAGTGCTTGTAAGAGCTCTCCCTGATTAACTT from Thalassoglobus polymorphus includes the following:
- a CDS encoding SpoIIE family protein phosphatase, which produces MSRLVLLQDGQATPFELTLNKTVIGRLPECDIQLPSNMVSRKHANVIRDGATFILEDLGSGNGTFLNGQRLEGSQQLKPNDRVKFGPMLMRFDSDFDEDDSASSAVMQHAAKMGAIQVDDSDDSSSTIMGSLDSSTLGILDSRPQEKLKAVLEISRALAGTLEVDSLLPKILDALFTIFPAADRGCILLKDLETGKMNSRAMKHRREGEDATVKLSRTILNAVLDEKKAILSADAASDSRFDASESISALTIRSMMCVPMLDLQGEPVGAINIDTQNPMMQFKNEDLEIMVAVAGQAALSYESARLLQSFVDKQKQDSEMDIARNVQQALLPESLPDLPDYSFFAFYEAAQAVGGDYYDVFPTRDGKYWLAFGDVAGKGVPASLVMSRMSSVVRSTSEFVTDAGEAACSINDHMCAKAVEGRFVTFVLTILDTENHTISVVNSGHMSPIFRKPDGTVEEFDDESIGLPIGVLEGYPFETRSRTLEPGETVVLFTDGVSEAMNHKSELYGMDRLREFISNSSADVEELGKAIREDVRKHADGRPQNDDITLMVYGRNA
- a CDS encoding glucuronate isomerase — its product is MNEFVADIDNPDGNTMTTSLEKRLFDELEQLVLIDPHTHINPHEAPSKTLADIMGYHYYTELAHSAGLEKSQIEEDGLDPKTKVGRLVEKLSDLDNTIQVSWLLEMCREFFGFTDDRITPDNWEGLYDTALAKMSEESWEQQVLEKSKLEKVFLTNDFDDKLEGFDTNIYVPCLRTDDLVFHFLKKSVRNRLNEASGIEVGDSSTFRAAIAKIFSHFVEKNAKACAISIPPNFSPQKVDAGSAAAVIKRTVKGQRLTSTEQEMLSSFAFWTLAEQCDEHGLPFDLMIGVNRRVYEGGVYQGQDLFDKRVSLLQYKQLFNAFPNVTFPVSVLGSTSNQELVSYSWIFPNVVTNGHWWYSNIPTYIEVDTRSRLEAVPRNKQIGYYSDMYKLEFALPKFRMYRRVLAKVLASDFVTGRGWTETQAIDFGKQVLRGNVETIFKV
- the tsaE gene encoding tRNA (adenosine(37)-N6)-threonylcarbamoyltransferase complex ATPase subunit type 1 TsaE; this encodes MKNMDEMVVDLHSLEETQAFGKQLASVLRLGDVVALIGNLGAGKTHLAQAIAEGFGIDRDDVHSPTFVLIQEYEGSVPICHIDAYRLNDIDEFLELGADELLGADNICLIEWADRVADVLPGKRIQLEIESTGVTSRRIRLTCPQDRFSEFERKLRRS
- a CDS encoding PSD1 and planctomycete cytochrome C domain-containing protein yields the protein MQDESFIARLPSLRLFMTYSNCCLLFISCLLVCRPVFSEETTFEPAQLEFFEKKIRPILVERCQECHGAEIQEASLRLDSREFAIKGGDTGPAVVPGKVNQGELLQALKYDPDGYQMPPDGKLPQKEIDLLTEWVKLGAPWPADEVVSATSSDVFNLKERAEHWSFQPLKPVELPNVDDSSWTRNGIDHFVLQKLQSQQLSPAQEVDRRTWIRRVYLDVIGLPPSIQEVEDFLSDESDRAFEKVVDHLLESPHFGERWGRHWLDVVRYAESRGHEFDFDVANAWHYRDYVIRALNRDVPFDQFVVEHVAGDLLTAKTNYQVRQNEQTGANESIIGTGFWLFGEWVHSPVDIRQEEAERFDNMIDVYSKAFLGLTVSCARCHDHKFDPIRQKDYYALQGFLQSSSYQQARFETMLKNEPLSERINQLDRTARQQVQGVKLKLARPVIDRLDDYLLAARVVLQSEVGQPEFESVVFEDFESGTYENWTVTGQAFGSTPVTQEQLPAYQGNVGASGKYFVNSHYKRRGGKGDRATGTLTSKEFTVQHRFIEMLIGGGNHLGKTCVNLLIDGQPVLSATGKNSNLMSPVRWDVSTYLGRISQLQIVDNEQGGWGNIGVDQIVFSSNSTPTLATPDPTHRFAKTSPAVRQAASEAKLNPSILAMWANDLSSKRDENDPLILWSQLCVSKEFNSAKVKRQANEIVAKNSKLPGPDSFDNFFRAEELIPTGPGYRYGSNGSGSKRIEWYPLWNRLTEPKGTQGEPGALQAWKRSGRLLRTPTFEITSGKIYSFVRGEVNTYAAVDSHILVRGPLHKKLTKTHPANENWHWITHDVTGYEGHGAHLEFVPVGKKSFAVQAVIQADSLEDAKQLLKGTDPLSMNIAQEILSLDDVTLEQLVKIIQKQFQSSQSRQALADINRHPQLFGLSSKEAKKELAKTARVNQKQRNAIIEEIDFVSATTPALLDGTAADEYVFIRGNWTKKGETVPRRFLEVFHGESVTDSGSGRLQLAEQMVDPQSTPILPRVIVNRIWHHYFGVGICPTPNDFGHLGQRPSHPELLDWLANELVQNQWSLKAVHRKILLSATYRMSSATSADPRIVDVDPKNVLLHRMNVKRLEGEAIRDSILKVAGTLDSQMYGPSVPIHLTAFLEGRGRPSKSGPIDGNGRRSLYLSVRRNFPEPFFQAFDFPNPHSSTGRRNVSNVPAQALALMNNPLVVDQSQKWAARLLKDNPDSSPADKIAILFQQAYSRPPNDEELALGEAFLSAQAAELKTDLNAVPVWTDYCHVLLNSKEFIFVK